A section of the Pseudomonas fluorescens genome encodes:
- the ftsH gene encoding ATP-dependent zinc metalloprotease FtsH, translated as MAKNLILWLIIAAVLVTVMNNFSSPNEPQTLNYSDFIQQVKDGKVERVAVDGYVITGKRNDGDSFKTIRPAIQDNGLIGDLVDNKVIVEGKQPEQQSIWTQLLVASFPILVIIAVFMFFMRQMQGGAGGKGGPMSFGKSKARLLSEDQVKTTLADVAGCDEAKEEVGELVEFLRDPGKFQRLGGRIPRGVLMVGPPGTGKTLLAKAIAGEAKVPFFTISGSDFVEMFVGVGASRVRDMFEQAKKHAPCIIFIDEIDAVGRHRGAGMGGGHDEREQTLNQLLVEMDGFEMNDGIIVIAATNRPDVLDPALLRPGRFDRQVVVGLPDIRGREQILKVHMRKVPMGDDVVPGVIARGTPGFSGADLANLVNEASLFAARTGKRIVEMKEFELAKDKIMMGAERKSMVMSEKEKQNTAYHEAGHAIVGRVVPEHDPVYKVSIIPRGRALGVTMFLPEEDRYSLSKRALISQICSLYGGRIAEEMTLGFDGVTTGASNDIMRASQIARNMVTKWGLSEKLGPLMYAEEEGEVFLGRGGGGQSASFSGETAKLIDSEVRSIIDQCYGTAKQILTDNRDKLDAMADALMKYETIDAEQIDDIMAGRAPREPRDWEGGSGTSGTPPVVQNERPENPIGGPAADL; from the coding sequence CGGTTGATGGCTACGTGATCACCGGCAAGCGCAACGATGGCGATAGCTTCAAGACCATTCGTCCGGCAATTCAGGACAACGGCCTGATCGGTGACCTGGTGGATAACAAGGTTATTGTCGAGGGCAAGCAGCCTGAGCAGCAGAGCATCTGGACTCAGTTGCTGGTAGCCAGCTTCCCGATCCTGGTGATTATCGCTGTGTTCATGTTCTTCATGCGCCAGATGCAAGGCGGGGCGGGGGGCAAGGGCGGGCCGATGAGTTTCGGCAAGAGTAAGGCGCGCCTGCTTTCCGAAGACCAGGTAAAGACTACCCTGGCTGACGTTGCCGGTTGCGACGAAGCCAAGGAAGAGGTCGGCGAACTGGTCGAGTTCCTGCGTGACCCAGGCAAGTTCCAGCGCTTGGGCGGTCGCATTCCTCGCGGCGTACTGATGGTCGGTCCTCCGGGCACCGGTAAAACCCTGCTTGCCAAGGCGATTGCCGGTGAAGCCAAGGTACCGTTCTTCACCATTTCCGGTTCTGACTTTGTCGAGATGTTCGTCGGTGTGGGTGCCAGCCGGGTGCGTGACATGTTCGAGCAGGCCAAGAAACATGCGCCGTGCATCATCTTCATTGATGAAATCGATGCTGTCGGTCGCCATCGTGGTGCTGGCATGGGTGGGGGGCACGATGAGCGCGAACAGACTCTCAACCAGTTGCTGGTGGAGATGGACGGCTTTGAAATGAACGACGGCATCATCGTTATTGCCGCCACCAACCGCCCTGACGTACTTGACCCGGCACTGTTGCGTCCGGGCCGTTTCGACCGTCAGGTTGTGGTCGGTTTGCCAGATATCCGTGGCCGCGAGCAGATTCTCAAGGTCCATATGCGCAAAGTGCCAATGGGCGATGACGTGGTTCCGGGTGTGATTGCCCGTGGTACGCCTGGTTTCTCCGGTGCCGACCTGGCCAACCTGGTGAACGAGGCTTCCTTGTTCGCTGCCCGTACCGGCAAGCGCATCGTGGAGATGAAGGAGTTCGAGCTGGCCAAAGACAAGATCATGATGGGCGCCGAGCGCAAATCCATGGTTATGTCCGAGAAAGAGAAGCAGAACACTGCTTATCACGAAGCCGGTCACGCCATTGTCGGTCGCGTTGTGCCTGAGCATGACCCGGTCTACAAGGTATCGATCATTCCTCGTGGTCGGGCATTGGGTGTCACCATGTTCCTGCCGGAAGAGGATCGCTACAGTCTTTCCAAGCGTGCCCTGATCAGCCAGATCTGCTCGCTGTATGGCGGTCGTATTGCGGAAGAGATGACCTTGGGCTTCGACGGTGTAACCACCGGTGCGTCCAATGACATCATGCGTGCCAGCCAGATTGCGCGGAATATGGTTACCAAGTGGGGCTTGTCGGAAAAACTCGGCCCGCTGATGTATGCCGAAGAAGAAGGCGAAGTATTCCTGGGGCGTGGCGGCGGCGGTCAAAGTGCCAGCTTCTCCGGCGAGACTGCCAAGCTGATCGACTCTGAGGTGCGCAGTATCATTGACCAGTGCTATGGCACGGCCAAGCAGATCCTTACCGATAACCGTGACAAGCTCGATGCCATGGCGGATGCCTTGATGAAGTACGAAACCATCGATGCTGAGCAGATCGACGACATCATGGCTGGCCGTGCTCCTCGCGAGCCTCGTGATTGGGAAGGGGGTTCGGGTACTTCTGGCACGCCGCCAGTGGTACAGAATGAACGCCCGGAAAATCCAATCGGCGGTCCAGCTGCCGACCTTTAA
- the folP gene encoding dihydropteroate synthase, whose amino-acid sequence MTSVLSSTRLPCGNRVLDLARTHVMGILNATPDSFSDGGRFDQLDVALRHAEAMVAAGATIIDVGGESTRPGARAVSPLEEMERVAPIVERIHRELDVIISVDTSTPAVMRETARLGAGLINDVRSLRRDGAMDAAAATGLPVCLMHMRGEPGTMQDAPHYDNLVEEVAEFLAGRIAQCAVAGIVAERIILDPGFGFAKTLQHNLSLFKHMESLHALGRPLLVGVSRKSMIGMALNRPVGERLHGGLALAALAVAKGARILRVHDVAETVDVVRMIEAVESAE is encoded by the coding sequence ATGACTTCTGTGTTGTCCTCCACCCGGTTGCCTTGCGGCAACCGGGTTCTTGATTTGGCCCGTACTCACGTTATGGGCATTCTTAATGCAACCCCTGACTCCTTTTCCGACGGTGGCCGCTTCGACCAGTTGGATGTAGCGTTGCGCCATGCAGAGGCGATGGTGGCTGCGGGTGCGACCATTATCGATGTCGGTGGCGAATCGACCCGGCCTGGCGCGCGTGCTGTTTCCCCTTTGGAGGAAATGGAGCGTGTTGCGCCGATTGTCGAGCGAATCCATCGCGAACTGGATGTAATCATTTCGGTAGACACCTCGACGCCCGCCGTTATGCGTGAAACCGCGCGGCTCGGGGCCGGGCTGATCAACGATGTGCGCTCATTGCGGCGCGATGGTGCGATGGATGCTGCTGCGGCTACCGGGTTGCCCGTCTGCCTGATGCATATGCGCGGCGAGCCCGGGACGATGCAGGATGCCCCGCATTACGACAACCTGGTTGAAGAAGTGGCGGAATTTCTTGCCGGACGCATTGCCCAATGCGCCGTTGCGGGAATTGTTGCTGAGCGGATTATTCTCGATCCCGGGTTTGGTTTTGCCAAAACCCTGCAGCACAACTTGAGCTTGTTCAAGCATATGGAGTCGCTGCATGCCCTTGGTCGCCCTCTGTTGGTTGGGGTGTCGCGCAAGAGCATGATAGGCATGGCCCTGAATCGCCCTGTGGGCGAGCGCCTGCATGGTGGCCTGGCCCTGGCGGCCCTGGCTGTTGCCAAGGGCGCGCGTATTCTGCGGGTGCACGATGTGGCCGAGACTGTTGACGTAGTGCGGATGATCGAAGCGGTAGAATCAGCCGAATAA
- the glmM gene encoding phosphoglucosamine mutase yields the protein MTKKYFGTDGIRGRVGEFPITPDFMLKLGWAAGMAFRSMGACRILVGKDTRISGYMFESALEAGLSAAGADVMLLGPMPTPAIAYLTRTFHAQAGIVISASHNPHDDNGIKFFSGQGTKLPDEIEHMIEELLDAPMTVVESSKLGKVSRINDASGRYIEFCKSSVPTSTNFSGLKVVIDCAHGATYKVAPSVFKELGAEVTVLSAQPNGLNINDNCGSTHMGQLQAAVLAEHADLGIAFDGDGDRVLMVDHTGAIVDGDDLLFIIARDLHERNKLQGGVVGTLMSNLGLELALADLGVPFVRANVGDRYVIAELLERNWVVGGENSGHVVCFQHTTTGDAIIAALQVLLALRRREESLAQARQALRKCPQVLLNVRFSGGENPIEHPAIKEACERVTVAMAGRGRVLLRKSGTEPLVRVMVEGDDETQVRGYAEELAKLVTEVCA from the coding sequence ATGACAAAGAAATATTTTGGCACCGACGGCATTCGTGGTCGGGTCGGCGAGTTTCCGATCACTCCGGATTTCATGCTCAAGCTGGGCTGGGCGGCCGGGATGGCCTTCCGCAGCATGGGTGCATGCCGCATCCTGGTCGGCAAGGACACGCGGATTTCCGGCTATATGTTTGAGTCTGCACTGGAGGCGGGCTTGTCCGCTGCCGGGGCTGACGTGATGTTGCTGGGGCCGATGCCTACGCCGGCGATCGCATATCTGACGCGTACCTTTCACGCGCAAGCCGGGATCGTGATCAGCGCTTCGCACAATCCCCATGATGACAATGGCATCAAGTTCTTCTCGGGCCAGGGCACTAAGTTGCCGGACGAGATCGAGCATATGATTGAAGAACTGCTGGATGCGCCGATGACTGTCGTCGAGTCGAGCAAGCTGGGCAAGGTTTCACGGATCAACGACGCTTCAGGTCGTTATATCGAATTTTGCAAAAGCAGCGTGCCTACCAGTACCAATTTTTCCGGGCTCAAGGTGGTCATCGACTGTGCCCACGGTGCGACCTACAAGGTTGCTCCCAGCGTATTCAAGGAGTTGGGCGCCGAAGTCACGGTGCTGTCGGCCCAGCCCAACGGCCTGAACATCAACGACAACTGCGGTTCGACCCATATGGGGCAATTGCAGGCGGCGGTATTGGCCGAGCACGCGGACCTGGGTATTGCCTTCGATGGCGACGGTGACCGCGTATTGATGGTCGATCATACCGGTGCCATCGTCGACGGTGACGACCTGTTGTTCATCATTGCCCGCGACCTGCATGAGCGTAACAAGCTGCAAGGCGGCGTCGTCGGTACCCTGATGAGCAATCTGGGGCTGGAACTGGCCCTGGCCGACTTGGGGGTTCCGTTCGTGCGTGCCAATGTAGGCGACCGTTACGTGATTGCTGAGTTGCTGGAGCGTAACTGGGTCGTAGGTGGGGAGAATTCGGGACATGTCGTGTGCTTCCAGCACACCACTACCGGTGATGCGATCATCGCGGCGTTGCAGGTGCTATTGGCCTTGCGTCGCCGTGAGGAAAGCCTGGCTCAGGCGCGCCAGGCGCTACGCAAGTGTCCTCAGGTTCTGCTCAATGTGCGTTTCTCGGGGGGCGAAAATCCTATCGAGCACCCGGCGATCAAAGAGGCCTGTGAGCGCGTTACTGTCGCCATGGCGGGTCGTGGGCGGGTCTTGTTGCGCAAGTCTGGGACCGAGCCTTTGGTGCGCGTCATGGTCGAGGGCGATGATGAAACACAGGTTCGTGGCTATGCCGAAGAGCTGGCAAAACTGGTAACTGAAGTTTGCGCCTGA
- the tpiA gene encoding triose-phosphate isomerase, whose protein sequence is MRRTMVAGNWKMHGTRASVAELVNGLRHLALPSGVDIAVFPPCLHINQVVDGLKGKSIEVGAQNCAVEAMQGALTGEISPSQLVDAGCSYVLVGHSERRQMMGERDGTLNRKFAAAQACGLIPVLCIGETLEQRESGKTLEVVSRQLGSIIEELGVGAFAKAVIAYEPVWAIGTGLTATPQQAQDVHAAIRAQLAAENSEVAQGVRLLYGGSVKAANAVELFGMPDIDGGLIGGASLNADEFGAICRAAGN, encoded by the coding sequence ATGCGTCGCACTATGGTAGCTGGTAACTGGAAGATGCACGGTACCCGCGCCAGTGTCGCTGAGCTGGTCAATGGCCTTCGTCACCTGGCCCTGCCGAGCGGTGTCGATATCGCGGTATTCCCGCCTTGCTTGCATATCAACCAGGTGGTTGATGGCTTGAAAGGCAAGTCGATCGAGGTCGGCGCACAGAATTGCGCAGTAGAAGCCATGCAGGGTGCGTTGACCGGTGAGATTTCGCCGAGTCAACTGGTTGATGCGGGTTGTTCCTATGTGCTCGTTGGGCACTCCGAGCGCCGTCAAATGATGGGCGAGCGTGATGGGACGCTCAATCGCAAGTTCGCAGCAGCGCAGGCTTGTGGTCTGATTCCAGTGTTGTGCATAGGGGAGACCCTTGAGCAGCGTGAGTCGGGCAAGACTCTTGAGGTTGTCTCGCGTCAGCTGGGCAGCATCATTGAGGAGCTGGGTGTTGGTGCATTTGCAAAGGCAGTCATTGCTTACGAGCCGGTCTGGGCCATTGGTACCGGGCTGACTGCTACACCGCAACAGGCGCAGGATGTGCACGCAGCCATCCGCGCGCAGTTGGCGGCAGAAAATTCTGAAGTCGCGCAAGGTGTGCGGCTTCTATACGGCGGCAGCGTGAAGGCGGCCAATGCGGTCGAACTGTTCGGCATGCCGGATATCGATGGGGGGCTCATTGGTGGAGCTTCCCTGAATGCAGATGAGTTCGGTGCGATTTGTCGCGCCGCGGGAAACTGA
- the secG gene encoding preprotein translocase subunit SecG, whose translation MLETVVVVFHLLGALGVVALVLLQQGKGADAGASFGAGASNTVFGSQGSSTFLSKFTAILAAGFFITSLGLGYFAKEKANVLTQAGLPDPAVLEVPKAKPASDDVPVLQEQKSATPATDVPPAQEQK comes from the coding sequence ATGCTGGAAACAGTCGTAGTCGTTTTTCATCTGTTGGGTGCACTGGGCGTTGTTGCTCTGGTATTGCTGCAACAGGGCAAAGGTGCGGACGCTGGTGCGTCTTTCGGGGCAGGTGCTTCAAATACTGTGTTCGGAAGCCAAGGTTCCTCTACCTTTCTTAGTAAGTTTACTGCTATACTTGCCGCCGGTTTCTTCATAACCAGCCTGGGGTTAGGTTACTTTGCTAAAGAGAAAGCTAATGTGCTGACTCAAGCAGGTTTACCAGATCCAGCGGTGTTGGAAGTTCCAAAAGCAAAACCGGCTTCTGATGATGTCCCGGTGCTTCAAGAGCAAAAGTCGGCTACTCCAGCGACTGACGTGCCTCCAGCTCAAGAGCAGAAGTAA
- the rimP gene encoding ribosome maturation factor RimP: MSSKLEELQALLAPVVVALGYECWGIEFSAQGRHSMLRVYIDKEGGVLVDDCAIVSRQISGVLDVEDPISVEYTLEVSSPGMERPLFTIEQFAKYAGEQVKIKLRSPFEGRRNFQGLLRGVEEQDVVVQVEDHEFLLPIDMIDKANIIPSFD; the protein is encoded by the coding sequence GTGTCGAGCAAGCTAGAAGAGTTGCAGGCCTTGCTGGCCCCGGTGGTCGTGGCCCTAGGCTATGAATGCTGGGGTATTGAGTTTTCGGCTCAAGGTCGCCACTCAATGTTGCGCGTTTATATCGATAAAGAGGGCGGTGTGCTGGTGGACGATTGTGCCATTGTCAGCCGTCAGATCAGCGGTGTCCTGGATGTTGAAGATCCGATTTCCGTTGAATACACCCTCGAAGTTTCCTCGCCAGGCATGGAACGCCCACTGTTCACTATTGAGCAGTTTGCTAAATATGCCGGTGAACAAGTGAAGATCAAGCTGCGATCTCCCTTTGAAGGGCGACGCAACTTTCAGGGCCTTCTGCGCGGTGTAGAAGAACAGGATGTAGTGGTGCAGGTAGAAGATCACGAGTTCCTGTTGCCGATCGATATGATCGACAAGGCCAACATTATTCCCAGTTTTGACTGA
- the nusA gene encoding transcription termination factor NusA codes for MSKEVLLVVESVSNEKGVPANVIFEALELALATATKKRFEDEVDLRVEINRHTGAYETFRRWTVVEEADLDDPAIETWPSKVAQTHPGAQVGDVVEEKIESIEFGRIAAQTAKQVIVQKVREAERAQVVDAYRERLGEIISGTVKKVTRDNVIVDLGNNAEALLAREDIISRETFRVGVRLRALLKEIRTENRGPQLILSRTAPEMLIELFRIEVPEIAEGLIEVMAASRDPGSRAKIAVRSKDKRIDPQGACIGMRGSRVQAVSGELGGERVDIVLWDDNPAQFVINAMSPAEVAAIIVDEDAHAMDIAVGADNLAQAIGRGGQNVRLASQLTGWTLNVMTESDIQAKQQAETGDILRNFIDELEVDEDLAQVLVDEGFTSLEEIAYVPVEEMLNIDGFDEDTVNELRARAKDRLLTKAIATEEKLADAHPAEDLLSLEGMDKDLAMELAVRGVITREDLAEQSIDDLLDIDGIDDDRAGKLIMAARAHWFE; via the coding sequence ATGAGCAAAGAAGTACTGCTGGTTGTTGAGTCGGTATCCAATGAAAAGGGCGTACCGGCAAACGTGATTTTTGAAGCGTTGGAGCTGGCCCTGGCCACTGCTACCAAAAAGCGTTTTGAAGACGAAGTTGATCTGCGTGTGGAAATCAATCGCCACACCGGGGCCTATGAGACTTTCCGTCGCTGGACGGTCGTCGAAGAAGCCGATCTTGATGATCCGGCCATCGAAACCTGGCCAAGCAAGGTTGCGCAAACGCATCCTGGTGCCCAGGTGGGGGATGTCGTCGAAGAAAAGATCGAGTCCATCGAGTTCGGTCGTATCGCTGCACAGACTGCCAAGCAAGTCATCGTGCAAAAGGTTCGCGAAGCCGAGCGCGCCCAGGTTGTTGACGCCTATCGCGAGCGCCTGGGAGAAATCATCTCCGGCACCGTGAAGAAAGTGACCCGCGATAACGTGATCGTCGATCTGGGTAACAACGCTGAAGCGTTGCTGGCCCGTGAAGACATCATTTCCCGCGAAACCTTCCGTGTTGGCGTGCGCTTGCGTGCGTTGCTCAAGGAAATCCGCACCGAGAACCGTGGCCCTCAACTGATCCTGTCGCGTACTGCACCGGAAATGTTGATCGAGCTGTTCCGCATCGAAGTGCCAGAAATTGCCGAAGGCCTGATCGAAGTCATGGCTGCGTCCCGCGACCCGGGTTCTCGCGCCAAGATCGCGGTCCGCTCCAAGGACAAGCGCATCGACCCGCAAGGTGCTTGCATTGGTATGCGCGGTTCGCGCGTCCAGGCAGTATCGGGCGAATTGGGCGGTGAGCGTGTGGATATCGTGCTGTGGGACGATAACCCGGCGCAATTCGTGATCAACGCCATGTCCCCGGCTGAAGTCGCGGCAATTATTGTTGACGAGGATGCCCATGCAATGGACATCGCCGTTGGCGCAGACAATCTGGCCCAGGCCATCGGTCGCGGTGGTCAGAACGTGCGTCTGGCCAGCCAGTTGACTGGCTGGACCCTGAACGTCATGACCGAATCGGACATCCAGGCTAAGCAGCAAGCAGAAACCGGCGATATCCTGCGCAACTTCATCGACGAGCTGGAAGTCGACGAAGACCTGGCACAGGTGCTGGTAGATGAAGGCTTTACCAGCCTGGAAGAGATTGCCTACGTACCGGTGGAGGAAATGCTCAACATCGACGGCTTTGACGAAGACACCGTCAACGAGCTTCGCGCTCGGGCCAAGGATCGCTTGTTGACTAAAGCCATCGCTACTGAGGAAAAGCTGGCAGACGCCCATCCGGCCGAAGACCTGCTCTCGCTTGAGGGTATGGACAAGGATTTGGCGATGGAACTGGCGGTGCGCGGCGTAATTACCCGCGAAGACCTGGCCGAGCAGTCTATTGACGACCTGCTCGACATCGACGGCATTGACGATGATCGTGCCGGCAAGTTGATCATGGCCGCCCGAGCCCATTGGTTCGAGTAA
- the infB gene encoding translation initiation factor IF-2 has product MTQVTVKQLADEVKTPVERLLQQMREAGLPHTAAEEHVSDSEKQSLLTHLKSSHKAKVEEPRKITLQRKTTSTLRVAGSKSISVEVRKKKVFVQRSPEEIEAERKREMDERRAVENAARQKAEEEAKRRAEEEARRQPAPAQPAGTDAVAAPSAPVEAVREAAPVAAAPAPAADARKRDEPRRPDKPRADDNNRRSGGGDGERKNAPHRASVKEKAPAPRVAPRTTDEESDGFRRGGRGKAKLKKRNAHGFQSPTGPVVREVKIGETITVGDLAQQMSVKAAEIIKFMFKLGTPATINQVLDQETAQLVAEELGHKVILVSDTALEDSLAESLKFEGEAVSRAPVVTVMGHVDHGKTSLLDYIRRAKVAAGEAGGITQHIGAYHVETDRGMVTFLDTPGHAAFTAMRARGAKATDIVILVVAADDGVMPQTIEAVQHAKAAGVPLVVAVNKIDKPGADLDRIRSELSVHGVTSEEWGGDTPFVPVSAKMGTGVDELLEAVLLQAEVLELTATPSAPGRGVVVESRLDKGRGPVATVLVQDGTLRQGDMVLVGSNYGRVRAMLDENGKPIKEAGPAIPVEILGLDGTPDAGDEMSVVADEKKAREVALFRQGKFREVKLARAHAGKLENIFENMGQEEKKTLNIVLKSDVRGSLEALNGALNGLGNDEVQVRVVGGGVGGITESDANLALASNAVLFGFNVRADAGARKIVEQEGLDMRYYNVIYDIIEDVKKALTGMLGSDVRENILGIAEVRDVFRSPKFGAIAGCMVIEGTVYRNRPIRVLREDIVIFEGELESLRRFKDDASEVRAGMECGIGVKSYNDVKPGDKIEVYEKVQVARSL; this is encoded by the coding sequence ATGACGCAAGTCACGGTGAAACAACTGGCCGATGAGGTCAAAACACCGGTAGAGCGCCTGTTGCAGCAGATGCGTGAGGCAGGTCTGCCGCACACCGCCGCCGAGGAACATGTGAGCGACAGTGAGAAGCAATCGTTGCTGACTCACTTGAAAAGCAGCCACAAGGCGAAAGTGGAAGAACCGCGCAAGATTACATTGCAGCGCAAAACGACCAGCACCCTGCGGGTTGCTGGTAGCAAGAGCATCAGCGTTGAAGTGCGCAAGAAGAAAGTCTTCGTGCAGCGCAGCCCGGAAGAAATCGAAGCCGAGCGCAAACGCGAGATGGACGAACGTCGCGCAGTAGAAAATGCTGCCCGTCAGAAGGCTGAAGAAGAAGCCAAGCGTCGCGCCGAAGAAGAAGCGCGTCGCCAGCCTGCTCCTGCGCAACCTGCTGGGACTGACGCAGTCGCTGCACCTAGCGCGCCTGTAGAAGCTGTGCGTGAGGCCGCTCCGGTTGCCGCTGCACCAGCACCTGCCGCTGACGCTCGCAAGCGCGACGAACCTCGTCGTCCGGACAAACCACGTGCCGACGATAACAATCGTCGCAGTGGTGGTGGTGATGGCGAGCGCAAAAACGCTCCACATCGTGCCTCGGTCAAAGAGAAAGCGCCTGCTCCACGCGTTGCTCCACGTACTACCGACGAAGAAAGCGATGGCTTCCGTCGTGGTGGTCGCGGCAAGGCCAAGCTGAAGAAACGCAACGCCCACGGTTTCCAGAGCCCAACCGGCCCTGTCGTGCGTGAAGTGAAGATCGGCGAGACCATCACTGTGGGCGATCTGGCCCAGCAGATGTCGGTCAAGGCTGCTGAAATCATCAAGTTCATGTTCAAACTGGGCACTCCGGCGACCATCAACCAGGTACTGGACCAGGAAACTGCCCAACTGGTTGCTGAAGAACTGGGCCACAAAGTGATCCTGGTCAGCGACACCGCCCTGGAAGATTCCCTGGCCGAGTCCCTGAAGTTTGAAGGTGAAGCCGTTTCCCGTGCGCCTGTCGTGACCGTCATGGGCCACGTTGACCACGGTAAGACTTCCCTGCTCGACTACATCCGTCGTGCCAAGGTTGCAGCGGGCGAAGCCGGCGGCATTACCCAGCACATCGGTGCATACCACGTTGAAACCGACCGCGGCATGGTGACGTTCCTCGACACCCCTGGTCACGCTGCGTTTACCGCAATGCGTGCCCGTGGTGCCAAGGCGACCGACATCGTGATCCTGGTGGTTGCAGCGGACGACGGTGTGATGCCGCAAACCATCGAAGCTGTTCAGCATGCCAAGGCTGCTGGTGTGCCGCTGGTGGTTGCCGTGAACAAAATCGACAAGCCGGGCGCCGATCTTGATCGCATCCGTAGCGAACTGTCGGTTCACGGGGTGACTTCCGAAGAGTGGGGTGGCGACACTCCATTCGTACCGGTCTCGGCGAAGATGGGTACTGGCGTTGACGAACTGCTCGAAGCCGTCCTGTTGCAAGCCGAGGTCCTGGAACTGACCGCTACTCCATCGGCTCCTGGCCGTGGTGTGGTGGTTGAATCCCGCCTCGACAAGGGTCGTGGCCCGGTTGCGACCGTTCTGGTTCAAGACGGTACCCTGCGCCAAGGCGACATGGTCCTGGTCGGTTCGAACTACGGCCGTGTACGTGCCATGCTCGACGAGAACGGCAAGCCAATCAAGGAAGCAGGTCCTGCTATCCCGGTCGAGATTCTCGGCCTGGACGGTACTCCGGACGCTGGCGACGAGATGAGCGTGGTTGCCGACGAGAAGAAAGCCCGTGAAGTGGCTCTGTTCCGTCAAGGCAAGTTCCGCGAAGTCAAGCTGGCCCGTGCTCACGCCGGCAAGCTGGAAAACATCTTCGAGAACATGGGTCAGGAAGAGAAGAAGACGCTTAATATCGTCCTCAAGTCTGACGTCCGTGGCTCCCTTGAAGCGTTGAACGGCGCCTTGAACGGCCTGGGTAACGACGAAGTGCAAGTGCGTGTTGTCGGTGGCGGTGTCGGTGGTATCACCGAGTCCGACGCCAACCTGGCACTGGCTTCCAACGCTGTACTGTTCGGTTTCAACGTGCGTGCCGATGCTGGCGCGCGCAAGATCGTCGAGCAGGAAGGCCTGGACATGCGTTACTACAACGTCATCTACGACATCATCGAAGACGTCAAGAAAGCCCTTACCGGCATGCTTGGCAGTGACGTCCGGGAAAACATCCTGGGTATCGCCGAAGTGCGTGATGTGTTCCGTTCGCCGAAGTTCGGCGCGATCGCCGGTTGCATGGTTATCGAAGGTACTGTGTACCGTAACCGTCCAATCCGTGTACTGCGCGAAGACATTGTTATCTTCGAAGGCGAGCTGGAATCCCTGCGCCGCTTCAAGGATGACGCTTCCGAAGTGCGTGCCGGCATGGAATGCGGTATCGGCGTCAAGAGCTACAACGACGTCAAGCCTGGCGACAAGATCGAAGTCTACGAGAAGGTCCAGGTTGCTCGCAGCCTCTAA
- the rbfA gene encoding 30S ribosome-binding factor RbfA — MAKEYSRTQRIGDQMQRELAQLIRREVKDPRVGLVTITAVEVSRDVGHAKIFITVMGQDNSEEIAQSIKVLNSAAGFLRMQLAREMKLRSVPQLHFHYDESVVRGAHLSALIERAVAEDNQHPSTPEDAKE, encoded by the coding sequence ATGGCAAAAGAATACAGCCGTACCCAGCGTATCGGCGATCAGATGCAGCGCGAGCTGGCCCAACTGATCCGTCGCGAAGTCAAAGACCCGCGCGTTGGCCTGGTCACCATCACCGCTGTTGAAGTGAGCCGTGATGTTGGTCACGCCAAGATCTTCATCACCGTGATGGGCCAGGACAACAGCGAAGAGATCGCGCAAAGCATCAAGGTGCTCAACTCTGCCGCAGGTTTCCTGCGTATGCAGTTGGCCCGTGAAATGAAGCTGCGCAGTGTTCCCCAGTTGCACTTCCACTACGACGAAAGCGTCGTGCGTGGTGCGCACCTGTCGGCACTGATCGAGCGCGCCGTGGCTGAAGACAATCAGCACCCGTCCACACCTGAAGACGCCAAGGAGTAA